The Paucidesulfovibrio gracilis DSM 16080 genome window below encodes:
- a CDS encoding S1C family serine protease → MNAAHQPLRITLLTLLFLTIMHPLPSDARTLDARTLYKQVQGSVVRVICDTGNAISEGTGFFVGDGSLVATNHHVVEGARSIDVETNDGETQHSLRLVYADRRQDLALIRVQHPGTALPLAETPPEVGQEVMTIGHPLGLENSISLGVVSGLRTQEGVSLVQTTAAISHGNSGGPLLDEQGQVLGINTFYYDGGQNLNFAVAVTHLAGMLSRDLSGSGTGGTPPGQAQGTGNSSGAKDRINQQENPAPSSPRPPRQTTPSPDNGKGIINDHQHHQDGNASQGSIRRR, encoded by the coding sequence ATGAACGCCGCTCACCAGCCCCTTCGAATCACTCTGCTGACCCTTCTGTTCCTGACCATCATGCATCCCCTGCCCTCAGACGCCCGCACATTGGATGCCCGCACACTGTACAAGCAAGTGCAAGGCTCCGTGGTGCGCGTGATCTGCGACACGGGAAACGCCATCTCCGAAGGCACAGGCTTTTTTGTGGGGGACGGATCGCTCGTGGCAACCAATCATCATGTGGTGGAAGGCGCCCGATCCATCGACGTGGAAACCAACGACGGCGAAACCCAACACTCCCTGCGGCTGGTGTATGCCGACCGACGGCAGGATCTGGCCCTGATCCGCGTGCAGCACCCCGGCACAGCCCTGCCTCTGGCCGAAACACCGCCGGAGGTCGGCCAGGAAGTCATGACCATCGGACACCCCCTGGGCCTGGAAAATTCCATTTCCCTAGGCGTGGTCAGCGGCCTACGCACCCAAGAAGGCGTCAGCCTGGTGCAGACCACGGCGGCCATCTCCCACGGCAACAGCGGCGGTCCGCTCCTGGATGAACAAGGCCAGGTGCTGGGCATCAACACGTTCTACTATGACGGGGGGCAAAATTTGAACTTTGCCGTGGCCGTAACACACCTCGCAGGCATGCTTTCCCGCGACCTGAGCGGCTCCGGCACCGGAGGAACCCCTCCCGGACAAGCCCAGGGTACTGGCAACAGCAGCGGAGCCAAGGACAGGATCAACCAGCAAGAAAATCCGGCCCCCTCTTCGCCCCGCCCACCACGCCAGACCACCCCTTCCCCGGACAATGGAAAAGGCATCATCAACGATCACCAGCACCACCAAGACGGCAACGCAAGCCAGGGCAGCATCCGCCGCCGGTAA